Within Patescibacteria group bacterium, the genomic segment AAGTATTTGATATAGAAGCACTGAAAGACGATGATGAAGAAAGCGCGCCATCTAAAAAAAAGCGGCACAAGGATCTCGTTTTTATCAATCCTCACATTACCAAAACTTCAAAGCAAAAAGTCTGGATGACTGAAGGATGTCTCTCCGTGCGATGGCTCTATGGCGACGTGAAGCGTGCCACTAAAACAGAAGTGCGCGCGTACGACGAACGCGGGAAGCGCTTTACGCGCGGTGCAAGCCGATTGCTCTCCCAGGTATTCCAGCATGAAATTGATCATCTGGACGGCGTTCTTTTCATTGATAAGGCGCGACATGTGGAAGAGCTCCCGCCGGAAAAACATGATGCCTAATACAAATAAATCCTCATTGAATATGGTATTTTTCGGAACCCCTCTCCTTGCCGTGTGGGTCTTGGAAGAACTGGAGAAAGGAGGAATACTCCCCTCTTTGGTGGTAACCGCGCCCGACAAACCGGCCGGCAGGAAACTTCTCTTAACCCCCTCGCCGGTGAAAGTTTGGGCGGCAAAGAGGGGCTTCTGTATTCTGGAACCCGAAAAACTTGATAGCAATTTCATCTCCGCTCTTAAAACGGAAATATACGACCTTTTCATTGTCGCCGCGTATGGAAAACTAATCCCGAAAGAGATGCTCGGCATTCCCAAACACGGTGTTCTCAATGTGCACCCCTCTCTGCTTCCCAAATTTCGCGGGGCGTCCCCCATCATTTCGGCAATCCTTAGTGGAGAAAAAGAAACGGGCACGAGTATTATGCTCTTGGATGAACAGATGGATCACGGGCCGATCGCGGCGCAAGAGTCGTTAGACATCAGCGATATCCCAAAGGCAAGCGAACTCGGTGAGCGACTTGCGAGACTGGGAGGTGGCATGCTTGTGGATCTCATCCCGAAGTGGGTCACGGGAAACTTGAAAGCGCGCGAACAAGACCATGCAGAGGCGTCCCATTGCGGCAAAATTATCAAAGAAGACGGGCTCATCAATCTCGCGGACGATCCGGA encodes:
- the def gene encoding peptide deformylase, yielding MVHIVQKEDLVLRKKAEEVPVKEISSPKIQKVIADMKKALVPHEDGVAIAAPQIGVLLRIFVVSGKVFDIEALKDDDEESAPSKKKRHKDLVFINPHITKTSKQKVWMTEGCLSVRWLYGDVKRATKTEVRAYDERGKRFTRGASRLLSQVFQHEIDHLDGVLFIDKARHVEELPPEKHDA
- the fmt gene encoding methionyl-tRNA formyltransferase, which codes for MVFFGTPLLAVWVLEELEKGGILPSLVVTAPDKPAGRKLLLTPSPVKVWAAKRGFCILEPEKLDSNFISALKTEIYDLFIVAAYGKLIPKEMLGIPKHGVLNVHPSLLPKFRGASPIISAILSGEKETGTSIMLLDEQMDHGPIAAQESLDISDIPKASELGERLARLGGGMLVDLIPKWVTGNLKAREQDHAEASHCGKIIKEDGLINLADDPEKNYRKIRAFDEWPRACFFSERKGKKIRVVIKDARLEDGKLVITRVLPEGKKEMDYTDFQRNL